GTTGGTTCATCAACCCGATTTCAGGCGTTGAAGCGATGGCAGTTGCACTGCTCATTACCGCCCTGATGCGGCGCGCGGCCACGCGGCTGGTGGGCGGGCAGACCGGTGACATTTGTGGCGCCGTGCAAGTGCTGACCGAAATCGGCATGCTGGCGACTTTCTTCGCAAGCATTCATTAACTCTCCTTTCCAGTTTCTCGCTGGCGTCAACGCTTCTTCACGCACCGGGCGTTTACCTTGAGCTCCTGTTTTCGGAGTTTCCATGCGCAGCATCCAACCCTTGCCCAGCGTTGCCCTTGCTATTCTGCTGACCCTTGGGGCTGGCCTGCCGGGCTTGCGCCCGCCGATCCATGTGAAGAACAATATTGATCTGATGGCGGTGACCGAAATCAAGGGCGGCCAGGGCGGACATTTCGTGACGCAGGCCTATGTGAACAGCCAGACTATACAAGTGCTGGTCGATACCGGGGCTTCTGCCGTGGCGCTGTCTTATGAAGATGCTGACCGGGTAGGTTTGCGCCCGCGCCTGCTGACCTATGATGTGGGCGTGAACACTGCCAATGGCGCCACCAAGGCGGCACGGGTAAAACTGTCGCGCGTCGAGATCGACAATGTGCGTGTGGACAATGTGGATGCGCTGGTTCTGCCGCAAGGCGCCCTCACCGGCACATTGCTCGGCATGAGCTTCTTGTCGCGCCTCTCGAGCTTCGGCTCGGAAAACGGCACGCTGACGTTGAAGAATTGACGAATTTTGGCAAGATCGGCATGAAGTGCCGATCGCCTTTCTCAATTGGTGCGGAATTGCTTCGCCAAACTGGTTTCACTTTGGCGCATTCCGCATATTCACGACGATTTCAGCCGCTGACACAAGCCGCAATTTTGGTTCAATAGGCCATGGACCAGATTCTACGCGACCAGATTGAAACACCGTGTGTGAAGGTGTGCGTGGTGGACCCTGAAACCCAGCTGTGCATCGGCTGCGGGCGCACCCGGCTGGAAATCGGCCGCTGGCTGGGCATGAGCCCGGATGAACGGCACAAGATTGTTCTCGATCTGCCGGAGCGCCTGAACACCCTCACCCAGCGCAAGACGCGGCGTGGCGGACGCGCGGGCCGCATGGCGGCGCGCAACGGTTCAGAAGTTTAAGCCGCAGCCAGTCGCGCAGCTTGCTCTTCCACCACGGCCAGCGCCTGATGCAGCACGTTTAGCCCTGCGCCATATTTCGAGCCTTCGACAGTGAGCACCTGCCGCCAGAAACGGCCGCCGGCCTGCGCG
This genomic interval from Aestuariivirga litoralis contains the following:
- a CDS encoding TIGR02281 family clan AA aspartic protease codes for the protein MRSIQPLPSVALAILLTLGAGLPGLRPPIHVKNNIDLMAVTEIKGGQGGHFVTQAYVNSQTIQVLVDTGASAVALSYEDADRVGLRPRLLTYDVGVNTANGATKAARVKLSRVEIDNVRVDNVDALVLPQGALTGTLLGMSFLSRLSSFGSENGTLTLKN
- a CDS encoding DUF1289 domain-containing protein, which produces MDQILRDQIETPCVKVCVVDPETQLCIGCGRTRLEIGRWLGMSPDERHKIVLDLPERLNTLTQRKTRRGGRAGRMAARNGSEV